Proteins encoded by one window of Electrophorus electricus isolate fEleEle1 chromosome 17, fEleEle1.pri, whole genome shotgun sequence:
- the sod1 gene encoding superoxide dismutase [Cu-Zn], with translation MATKAVCVLKGTGVETGTVYFEQQGEGAPVKITGEITGLTPGLHGFHVHAFGDNTNGCISAGPHFNPKNKNHGGPNDEVRHFGDLGNVSAGANGVAKVNIEDKLVSLTGPNSVIGRTMVIHAKEDDLGKGGDEESLKTGNAGGRLACGVIGIAQ, from the exons ATGGCAACGAAAGCCGTTTGTGTCCTCAAAGGGACTGGAGTAGAGACTGGCACGGTTTACTTTGAGCAGCAG GGCGAAGGTGCACCTGTAAAGATTACAGGAGAGATCACTGGCCTGACCCCTGGCCTGCATGGCTTTCACGTGCATGCTTTTGGAGACAACACAAATG GCTGCATCAGTGCAGGGCCACATTTCAAccctaaaaacaaaaaccacggTGGACCTAATGATGAAGTTAG ACACTTTGGTGATCTGGGGAATGTTTCCGCTGGGGCCAACGGAGTTGCCAAAGTCAACATCGAGGACAAACTCGTGTCATTGACTGGCCCGAACTCGGTCATTGGGAGGACCATGGTG ATTCATGCGAAGGAGGATGACTTGGGCAAAGGGGGTGATGAAGAGAGCCTGAAAACGGGCAACGCGGGTGGGCGCCTGGCGTGTGGTGTTATAGGCATCGCCCAGTGA